The sequence GCAGGGGGTAAATTTGGGGGCGGTGGTTATAAAGTTTCTGGAGGTTTGCACGGGGTTGGTATTTCCGTAGTAAATGCCCTATCTGAGTGGGTAGAAGTAAAAGTATGGCGTAATGGTAATCTTCATACCCAACGTTATGAGAGAGGGATTCCCGTCACCGAATTAGTTCCTCAACCTGATAATGACCATTCTACGGGTACATCCATCAGTTTTATGCCTGATGCTCTAATTTTTAGTGAAACCACAGAATTTAATTATGGCACTCTTTCCAATCGTCTTAGAGAATTGGCATATTTGAATGCGGGAGTTAAAATTACCTTTTGCGATCGCCGCTTAGACTCTCAACGAGAAGAAACCTATTGTTATGAAGGGGGTATCAAAGAATATGTTACCTACATGACCAGGGAAAAAGAAGTATTACACCCAGATATTATCTATGTAGAAGGAGAGAAAAACGGTGTACAAGTAGAAGTCGCCTTCCAATGGTGTGTCGATGCCTATAGCGATACTATTTTAGGTTTTGCCAACAATATCCGTACTGTAGATGGTGGTACTCATTTAGAAGGATTAAAAACCGTCCTTACCAGAACTTTAAATAACGTAGCCCGTAAACGCAACAAAATCAAAGATAATGAACCTAATTTAGCAGGGGAAAATGTCCGAGAAGGTTTAACCGCCGTTATCTCCGTTAAAGTACCAGATCCAGAATTTGAAGGACAAACCAAAACAAAACTAGGTAACTCCGAAGTTAGAGGTATTGTCGATTCCCTCGTGGGTGAAGTTTTAAACGAATACCTAGAATTTAATCCCCACGTAGCCGACAGCATCATTGAAAAAGCCGTCCAAGCCTTTAAAGCCGCCGAAGCAGCCCGTCGTGCCAGAGAGTTAGTACGCCGTAAATCGGTTTTAGAATCTTCCCCCCTACCCGGTAAATTAGCAGATTGTAGTTCCCGTGATCCCGCCGAATCAGAAATCTTCCTCGTGGAAGGCGATAGTGCGGGTGGAAGTGCAAAGCAAGGGCGCGATCGCCGCTTCCAAGCAATACTACCCCTCCGAGGTAAAATCTTAAACATCGAAAAAACTGATGACGCTAAAATCTATAAAAATAACGAAATTCAATCCCTCATTACCGCTCTTGGTTTAGGTATCAAAGGGGATGAATTTGATGCAAGTCAATTAAGGTATCATCATGTGGTAATTATGACGGATGCTGATGTAGATGGTGCACATATCAGAACCCTTTTACTGACTTTCTTCTACCGTTATCAGAGGGAATTAGTAGAGCAAGGATATATCTATATTGCTTGTCCTCCCCTTTATAAACTAGAACGAGGAAAAAATCATTATTATTGTTATAGTGACAGGGAGTTACAACAGAAAATAGCTGAGTTTCCCAGTAATGCTAACTATAATATCCAAAGATTTAAGGGTTTAGGGGAGATGATGCCCCAACAACTTTGGGATACGACCATGAATCCTGAAACCCGCATGATGAAAAGGGTTGAAATTGAGGATGCTGCAGAAGCCGATCGCATCTTTACCGTGTTAATGGGTGACAGGGTAGCCCCCCGACGGGAATTTATCGAAACCCATGGTCCACGATTAAATCTCACAGAACTAGACGTATAAGATTAGTCATCTTGAACCACTCCCAGCCCCTCCTTACAAAGGAGGGGAGAATTGAGGGTCTTTCTTTGGTGAAGTTAATATTGAGGTACGGAAGAATCAACTTCTTCACTCCAAGCCGCAATACCGCCTTTCACATTAATTCCCTCAATTCCTGCTTCTTTGAGGATATTAAGAGCCTTGGCAGAGCGTCCACCCAATTTACAATGGGCAATTAAACGTTTATCTCCCATCAACTCCTTAACTTTTGCTACTCCGTCACCATCTTCAATGTCAGGTAAAGGAATTAAGGTTGCATTGGGAATTTTAGCGATTTGATACTCGTTAGGATTACGTACATCAATTAATACATAATCATCGGCATCACTATCCAATAACTCTTTTAACTGGGTTACGGTCATTTCCTGTAACTCAGCTTCGCTTTCACTGGCTTGGGCTGCTGCTTGGGGAATACCACAAAATTGTTCATAGTCAATGAGTTTTTCAATGACGGGGCGCACAGGATTAGGACGTAATCTTAATTCCCTAAATTTCATGCCCATGGCATCATAGAGTAATAATCTACCACTTAAGGTTTTGGCAGGATCGACCCCTAAAATAATTTTAATGGCTTCGGTGGCTTGGATTGTACCGATAATACCACATAAAACCCCTAAAACTCCTCCTTCGGCACAGGAAGGAACCATCCCCGGCGGTGGGGGTTCGGGATATAAGTCACGGTAGTTGGGGCCTCCCTCATAGTTAAATACGGTGGCTTGTCCTTCAAAACGGAAAATAGAGCCGTAAACGTTGGGTTTATTTAACAATACACAGGCATCGTTGGTGAGGTAACGGGTGGGGAAATTATCTGTACCGTCAATGATTACGTCGTAGGGTTCAAGAATTTTGAGGGCATTTTCTGAGCTAAGACGGGTTTCGTACAAGTCCACCTGACAGGTGGGGTTAATTTCTAAAATACGATTTTTGGCGGATTCAATTTTGGGTTTACCTACCCATGAAGTACCGTGAATTACTTGTCTTTGGAGGTTGGAATGATCGACTACGTCAAAATCTACTATACCAATCCGCCCAATACCGGAGGCGGCTAAATATAATAAAAGGGGTGAACCTAATCCCCCCGTGCCTATACAGAGTACACTCGCTGCTTTGAGACGTTTTTGCCCTTCCAATCCGACTTCGGGCAAAATGATGTGTCGTGCATAGCGTTCGTACTCATCTTTATTCAGTTCTATAGAGTCTAAATTAGGATTGAGCATTTTTAAATTTAATGTTAGCAGAAATTTTTTCTGTAAGTGATCATTTTAACAAATTTCCAGCTAGGGGGTTAATGGAGAATGAAGAATGGAGAATTAAGAATTATTTTTTTACTTTACGGATTTTAAACTTTAGATAATGTTCGTCTATTAATATCAGATTGTTTATGTCATCAAGTTTGATTAATGAACTCTGAATCTAATTCCCATAGTAAAGCCACTGATCTCAAAGAGTTAGCCATGGTTTTTTTTCGTTTAGGTGCGATCGCCTTCGGGGGCCCTGCGGCACATATTGCCATGATGGATGAGGAAATTGTTCAGAAAAGAAAATGGATTACTAGGGAAAGATTATTGGATTTATTAGGAGTTACTAATTTAATCCCCGGCCCTAATTCCACGGAGTTAGCCATTAATATTGGTTTTGATAGGGGAGGCTGGAAAGGTTTGATTGTGGCGGGTTCGGCTTTTATTTTTCCTGCCATGGTCATTGTCTGGATTTTGGCTTATATTTATGTACAGTATCAAGCCCTACCCCAAGCTCAATGGTTATTGTATGGCATCAAACCTGTGATTGTGGCGATTATTCTTCAGGCACTGTGGAAGTTAGGCAAAAAAGCCGTTAAGGATAATGTGACGAAGGTGACGGGAATTTTGGCGGTGGTGGCCTTTTTTTTTAATATCAACGAAATTCTGATTTTATTAATTGTGGGCTTGGGGGTAATGGTTTATAAGGAAAGACATCGCTTTAATTTTCGTAATGCTTGGGTAGCACCGATGACAATTTCTCCTTTTCTCGCCCAAACTAATGTTAGTGAAAGTGTTACTTCTCCTTCTGGATGGGGGGTGTTTTTATTTTTCCTCAAGGTAGGCTTTTTTTTATATGGTAGTGGCTATGTGTTATTGGCTTTTTTACAAAATCAATTAGTAGAACAAAATCAGTGGCTTACCTCTGAGCAGTTGATAGATGCCATCGCCATTGGGCAATTTACCCCAGGACCTATTTTAACTACGGCAACTTTTATCGGTTATCTTTTGGCAGGAAATATGGGCGCTGTGGCCGCCACTGTGGGCATTTTTTTACCTAGTTTTCTGGTTGTTTTAATTATTAATCCTTGGGTTGACAAATTGAGAAATTCGCCCCTTACTGCTTCTCTCCTAGATGGAGTAAATGTGGCATCCTTGGGATTGATGGCAGGGGTAACTTATATTTTGGGTACAGAGGCGATCGTTGATGGGATTACTGTTACCATGGCAATAACTGCGACTTTCTTGGTATTTCGTTATAAATTTAATTCCCTGTGGTTAATTTTGGCAGGGGCATTAATTGGATTAGTGGTTAATTTACTCTGAGGGTTGGTTGGGCGAGGTAAAATGAAGTTAGAGAAATCAGGCATTGCTTAATCATGGTATGAAATATAATTGAATGACGGTAAAAATTGAGATGTGAAAATCTTATCACTGTTCCCCGTTCCCTATTCCCTGCCCCCATGAGAAATCATATTTAAAATCAGCAATGTCGGAAATTATTATAATTGTTAAAAAAATAAAATGACTCAGACTATAGATAATCAAAAATATCAGGCAATTTTAGCTCCTAATTCTGAAAATATTACCTTTGATAGTAATGGCTTAAATGATTTTTTGCAGGAAACTTTTGCCCTGACTAAGCGTCTTTTCATTCAGTTACAGCGTCGTCCTTCTACCCTTGTGGCGGGGGTTATTCAACCTTTTATGTGGTTAATTTTATTTGGTGCTTTGTTTTATAATGCCCCTCAAAGTTTATTTGGTGATGATTTTAGTTATGGGCAGTTTTTAGCCCCCGGCATCATCGTTTTTACGGCTTTTTCTGGGGCTTTGAATGCTGGTTTACCCATTATGTTTGATCGAGAATTTGGCTTTTTAAATCGGCTATTAGTCGCCCCCCTAGCCTCTCGATTTTCCATTGTGGCCGCTTCGACTATCTATATTATTAGTCTTAGTTTGATTCAAACCGCTGTAATTATTACCGCCAGTGCTTTTATTGGGGCTGGTTTACCTAGTTTTGCTGGGCTAAGTGCGATCGCTCTTATCACCTTTTTGATCGTCTTAGGAGTAACAGGATTAAGTCTAGGACTAGCTTTTGCCCTACCCGGACATATCGAATTACTCGCCGTAATATTTGTAATTAATCTACCCCTATTATTTGCCAGTACAGCCCTCGCCCCCATGGCATTCATGGCAAACTGGTTACAAATCATCGCCAGTCTAAACCCCCTAACCTATGCTATCGAACCCATCCGCTATATTTATCAAAATGGTGATTGGAACTTAGCTAGTATAGTGGTTAATACCCCTTGGACAGAAATTAACTTCGGCGTTGTACTACTGCTACTCTGTGCCTTTGATGCTCTCATTCTTCTGGCCATTAAACCCCTATTAAGCCGTCGTTTTGCTTAATCATCAACATCAATCAACATTAGGAATAATTAATCATGAAAAACAAACTTGTATATACAACCCTTCTTAGCCTAGGTTTAGTAATGGGCTATGGTAATCTAGCCTCTGCCCAAAACATCAATTCCAACCAAGACGACATTTTTCAATCCAACGAACAAAACTCCCTCTATGGAGATAGTATTAACCCCATGCAACTAATTCACAACGCTAACATGATGAATCGCATGAGTGGTGCGCCTTCCCCCGAAGAAAGAGGCAATAATATTCGTAATGCAGCCCAAAGTTTTAGGGAAAGACAACTACAGAGAATGATGGAAATGGAAAAACAAAACAACAACTCTGGAGAAGTCAAGCTAGAAAACGAACTTTAATATCAACCTTACTTGGTGATAATCTTTATAAGTATTAGGGCGATAATAATTGAATTATCCATTATTCATCGCTAATATTAAGTTCTGATAAATTTTTACAATAAAATTCCCCCAGAATTGGGGGATTTAGGGAGCGAAACAATAATAAGGATTCATCCTAATTTTAATATTGATTCACCGTAGAACTATTGGTTTTTGCAAAAATCATTCTACCTGCTGAAGTTTGTAAAGCGGAAGTCACCGTAACCCTTAATTCTTCCCCTACATGATCATTAGCATCCTCCACCACTACCATAGTACCATCATCTAAATAACCAATACCTTGGCTTGGTTCTTTTCCATTCTTCAAAATTTTCAAATCGATATAATCCCCTGGTAAATAGATAGGGCGAATGGCTTGGGCTAAATCATTGATATTGAGAATCAGAATTTTTTGTAAACTCGCCACCTTACTTAAATTAAAATCATTGGTAATGAGAGTGGCATTAATATCATGGGCAAGATGTAATAATTTTGCATCTACCGTTGCGACATCTTCGTATTCTTCCGGGTGAATCACAATGGTATCAGGGTATCTTTCTTGCATTTGATTGAGAATGTCTAACCCCCTGCGCCCTCTGACTCTTTTTTGGTCATTGGTTGCGTCAGCTAATTGTTGTAATTCCTGTAAGATAAACTGGGGTACTAAAATTTGTCCTTCAATAAATCCTGTATCCAATAACTGTTGAATACGTCCATCAATAATACAGCTAGTATCAAGAATTTTGGTAGCTACGGGTTTTAAAGTGCCTTCTGCCACTAGCATTGATTCGATACTGTTAGGGTTGATTAACCTTAAAAAAGTTCTGCCATGGGTGTCGGCAAGGGATACCCCCAATACGGCAAAAATCACACTACCGAGTATTGCCAACATGGGTTTGAGGAAACTAAATTCGCTGGGAATTGGTAGAAGGAAAATAGGTGCTAACATTAGGTTTGCTAACAATAAACCCAGTACCAAACCGATCGCCCTTGTTATAATAACTTCAATGGGAGTGTTTCTGATTCTTTGTTCTAAACGACGGTAGGTAGTTTGAGCCACTAAACCCATGGCTAAACCAATGATAGATGA is a genomic window of Cyanobacterium stanieri LEGE 03274 containing:
- the gyrB gene encoding DNA topoisomerase (ATP-hydrolyzing) subunit B, whose amino-acid sequence is MATEKQTSNYGAEQIQVLEGLEPVRKRPGMYIGTTGPRGLHHLVYEVVDNSIDEALAGHCSHIEIDINEDGSVSVTDDGRGIPTDVHPSTGKSALETVMTVLHAGGKFGGGGYKVSGGLHGVGISVVNALSEWVEVKVWRNGNLHTQRYERGIPVTELVPQPDNDHSTGTSISFMPDALIFSETTEFNYGTLSNRLRELAYLNAGVKITFCDRRLDSQREETYCYEGGIKEYVTYMTREKEVLHPDIIYVEGEKNGVQVEVAFQWCVDAYSDTILGFANNIRTVDGGTHLEGLKTVLTRTLNNVARKRNKIKDNEPNLAGENVREGLTAVISVKVPDPEFEGQTKTKLGNSEVRGIVDSLVGEVLNEYLEFNPHVADSIIEKAVQAFKAAEAARRARELVRRKSVLESSPLPGKLADCSSRDPAESEIFLVEGDSAGGSAKQGRDRRFQAILPLRGKILNIEKTDDAKIYKNNEIQSLITALGLGIKGDEFDASQLRYHHVVIMTDADVDGAHIRTLLLTFFYRYQRELVEQGYIYIACPPLYKLERGKNHYYCYSDRELQQKIAEFPSNANYNIQRFKGLGEMMPQQLWDTTMNPETRMMKRVEIEDAAEADRIFTVLMGDRVAPRREFIETHGPRLNLTELDV
- the moeB gene encoding molybdopterin-synthase adenylyltransferase MoeB; this translates as MLNPNLDSIELNKDEYERYARHIILPEVGLEGQKRLKAASVLCIGTGGLGSPLLLYLAASGIGRIGIVDFDVVDHSNLQRQVIHGTSWVGKPKIESAKNRILEINPTCQVDLYETRLSSENALKILEPYDVIIDGTDNFPTRYLTNDACVLLNKPNVYGSIFRFEGQATVFNYEGGPNYRDLYPEPPPPGMVPSCAEGGVLGVLCGIIGTIQATEAIKIILGVDPAKTLSGRLLLYDAMGMKFRELRLRPNPVRPVIEKLIDYEQFCGIPQAAAQASESEAELQEMTVTQLKELLDSDADDYVLIDVRNPNEYQIAKIPNATLIPLPDIEDGDGVAKVKELMGDKRLIAHCKLGGRSAKALNILKEAGIEGINVKGGIAAWSEEVDSSVPQY
- a CDS encoding chromate transporter, yielding MNSESNSHSKATDLKELAMVFFRLGAIAFGGPAAHIAMMDEEIVQKRKWITRERLLDLLGVTNLIPGPNSTELAINIGFDRGGWKGLIVAGSAFIFPAMVIVWILAYIYVQYQALPQAQWLLYGIKPVIVAIILQALWKLGKKAVKDNVTKVTGILAVVAFFFNINEILILLIVGLGVMVYKERHRFNFRNAWVAPMTISPFLAQTNVSESVTSPSGWGVFLFFLKVGFFLYGSGYVLLAFLQNQLVEQNQWLTSEQLIDAIAIGQFTPGPILTTATFIGYLLAGNMGAVAATVGIFLPSFLVVLIINPWVDKLRNSPLTASLLDGVNVASLGLMAGVTYILGTEAIVDGITVTMAITATFLVFRYKFNSLWLILAGALIGLVVNLL
- a CDS encoding ABC transporter permease produces the protein MTQTIDNQKYQAILAPNSENITFDSNGLNDFLQETFALTKRLFIQLQRRPSTLVAGVIQPFMWLILFGALFYNAPQSLFGDDFSYGQFLAPGIIVFTAFSGALNAGLPIMFDREFGFLNRLLVAPLASRFSIVAASTIYIISLSLIQTAVIITASAFIGAGLPSFAGLSAIALITFLIVLGVTGLSLGLAFALPGHIELLAVIFVINLPLLFASTALAPMAFMANWLQIIASLNPLTYAIEPIRYIYQNGDWNLASIVVNTPWTEINFGVVLLLLCAFDALILLAIKPLLSRRFA
- a CDS encoding PIN/TRAM domain-containing protein encodes the protein MIDAIIIFIFVLAFAGVGFDIVQVLPGEIQGQVSNIQALRWLAAGFSSIIGLAMGLVAQTTYRRLEQRIRNTPIEVIITRAIGLVLGLLLANLMLAPIFLLPIPSEFSFLKPMLAILGSVIFAVLGVSLADTHGRTFLRLINPNSIESMLVAEGTLKPVATKILDTSCIIDGRIQQLLDTGFIEGQILVPQFILQELQQLADATNDQKRVRGRRGLDILNQMQERYPDTIVIHPEEYEDVATVDAKLLHLAHDINATLITNDFNLSKVASLQKILILNINDLAQAIRPIYLPGDYIDLKILKNGKEPSQGIGYLDDGTMVVVEDANDHVGEELRVTVTSALQTSAGRMIFAKTNSSTVNQY